In a genomic window of Croceibacterium sp. TMG7-5b_MA50:
- a CDS encoding glutathione S-transferase → MADLILYSFRRCPYAMRARMALAVSGTRYELREVRLQMKPDAMLLASPKGTVPVLVLPDGSVLDESLDIMRWALTRCDPEGWLSRDDAALIAKNDQAFKRHLDRYKYPERHDSNPLEHRRSGLTFLRELDVRLSAQSQLCGPARGLTDAAILPFVRQFAAVDREWFAAQPLAHLQAWLKEHLESDLFNTVMMRTAPWSPDDA, encoded by the coding sequence ATGGCTGATCTCATCCTCTACAGCTTCCGCCGGTGCCCTTATGCGATGCGGGCAAGAATGGCGCTTGCGGTGAGCGGTACGCGCTACGAGTTGCGCGAGGTCAGGCTGCAGATGAAGCCGGACGCCATGTTGCTGGCCTCGCCAAAGGGCACCGTGCCGGTGCTCGTCCTGCCGGACGGCAGTGTCCTCGACGAGAGCCTCGACATCATGCGCTGGGCCTTGACGCGATGCGATCCCGAGGGTTGGCTGTCACGAGACGATGCCGCCCTGATCGCCAAGAACGACCAAGCCTTCAAACGGCATCTGGACCGCTACAAATATCCGGAACGGCACGACAGCAACCCACTCGAGCATCGCCGGAGCGGGTTGACGTTCCTGCGCGAGCTCGACGTCCGTCTTTCCGCGCAGAGCCAACTTTGCGGCCCTGCGCGGGGACTCACCGACGCCGCGATACTACCGTTTGTGCGGCAATTCGCTGCGGTCGACCGCGAATGGTTTGCCGCCCAGCCGCTAGCCCACCTTCAGGCCTGGTTGAAGGAGCATCTGGAGTCCGACCTCTTCAACACGGTGATGATGCGGACAGCCCCGTGGTCACCGGACGATGCGTAA
- a CDS encoding methionine synthase yields the protein MTTLLPTTTAGSLPKPSWLAQPESLWSPWKLAGHDLIAGKQDALRLAVDDQRQAGIDILGDGEQTRQHFVTTFIEHLDGVDFQKRETVRIRDRYDASVPTVVGAVSRPTSVFVDDARFLRAQTDQPIKWTLPGPMTMIDTLYDAHYRSREKLAWEFAGILNEEARELEAAGVDIIQFDEPAFNVFFDEANDWGIATLERAAEGLKAEVAVHICYGYGIKANTDWKKTLGSEWRQYEQTFPNLQKSKIDIISLECQNSRVPLELIELIRGKKVMVGAIDVATNTIETPGQVADTLRNALRFVDADKLYPATNCGMAPLSRDVAWGKLKALAAGAQLIRKELAG from the coding sequence ATGACGACATTGTTGCCGACGACGACCGCGGGCAGCCTACCCAAGCCATCCTGGCTCGCCCAGCCCGAAAGCCTGTGGTCGCCCTGGAAGCTGGCGGGCCACGATCTGATCGCGGGCAAGCAGGATGCGTTGCGACTGGCGGTCGACGATCAGCGGCAGGCAGGCATCGACATTCTTGGCGATGGCGAGCAGACCCGCCAGCACTTCGTCACGACCTTCATCGAACATCTGGACGGTGTCGACTTCCAGAAGCGCGAGACGGTGCGCATCCGCGACCGCTACGACGCCAGCGTGCCGACGGTCGTTGGCGCCGTCTCACGGCCAACGTCGGTGTTCGTCGATGACGCCCGGTTCCTGCGTGCGCAGACTGACCAGCCGATCAAATGGACGCTGCCCGGGCCCATGACCATGATCGACACCCTGTACGACGCGCATTATCGGAGCCGCGAGAAGCTGGCGTGGGAGTTTGCCGGCATCCTCAACGAGGAAGCGCGCGAGCTGGAAGCCGCCGGGGTCGACATCATCCAGTTCGACGAACCCGCGTTCAATGTCTTCTTTGACGAAGCGAACGACTGGGGCATCGCCACGCTGGAGCGCGCGGCCGAGGGGCTGAAGGCGGAGGTCGCCGTCCACATCTGCTATGGCTACGGCATCAAGGCCAACACCGACTGGAAGAAGACGCTCGGCTCCGAATGGCGGCAATATGAGCAGACGTTCCCCAATCTGCAGAAGTCGAAGATCGATATCATCTCGCTCGAATGCCAGAACTCGCGCGTGCCGTTGGAGCTGATCGAACTGATCCGTGGCAAGAAGGTGATGGTCGGCGCGATCGACGTTGCGACGAACACGATCGAGACGCCTGGGCAGGTCGCCGACACGCTGCGCAATGCACTGCGCTTCGTCGACGCCGATAAGCTCTATCCGGCCACCAATTGCGGGATGGCGCCGCTGTCGCGCGACGTCGCGTGGGGCAAGTTGAAGGCATTGGCGGCCGGCGCGCAGCTCATCCGCAAGGAACTGGCAGGCTAG